Part of the Streptomyces sp. NBC_01353 genome, CCCGCGAACTCCCCGCCGGCGACAACGGCGGCGGCCGACTCCTCCTCGTCGCCCCCAACATCGTCCACGTCGAACGCGAACTCGCCGTCGACCCCCACGACTTCAGGCTCTGGGTCTGCCTCCACGAAGAGACCCACCGCACCCAGTTCACCGCCGTGCCCTGGCTCCGCGACCATCTCCAGGGCGAGATCCAGTCCTTCCTCGGCGCGACCGAGGTCGACCCCTCCACCGTCGTCGAACGACTGCGCGAAGCCGCCCAGGCCCTCGCCGGCAGCCGCCCCGAAGGAGAGGAGGGCGAACCCGGCCCCTCCCTCGTCGAACTCGTACAGACCCCCGAGCAGCGCGAGATCCTCGGCCGCCTCACCGCGGTCATGTCCCTCCTCGAAGGCCACGCCGACTACGTGATGGACGGCGTCGGCCCCCAGGTCGTGCCCTCCGTCGCCGAGATCCGCGAGAAGTTCCAGCAGCGCCGCGCCCGCGGCGCCTCCCGCCTCGACCTCGCCCTGCGCAAGCTCCTCGGCCTCGACGCCAAACTGCGCCAGTACCGCGACGGAGAGCGCTTCGTCCGCGCCGTCGTCGACCAGGTCGGCATGGACGGCTTCAACCGCGTCTGGACCTCTCCGAACACACTCCCCACCAAGGCCGAGATCGCCGAACCGGCGGACTGGGTGGCGAGGGTGCACCGTAAGGCAGACTCGTGAGACGGATGCGGCGTACGACGGAAGAACACACCACCAATCACCCATCCGAGGGACCCTAGGCAAAGGGTGGGGCGTGCAATGCTCGGGTAACGGCCAGGTTCTGTCACCATCGACGCACTCTGAGTGACCGAAACCCCTCTTCCGACCGTTAAGACTCCGACCGAGGCACCCCACCCCATCACGAAGGGCACCGGACATGGGTCCCCATCCTGCGGTCGCGGCGATACGCCTGGCGGTCCGCCGCGTACTCCACGACGTCATCACCGAGCACCGGACAGACCCCGCCGCGACACCCGACAAGCACCCCCTCGTGCTCGTCGCCTGCTCCGGCGGAGCCGACTCCATGGCGCTCGCCTCCGCACTCGCCTTCGAAGCCCGCAAACTCGCCGTCCGCGCCGGCGGCATCACCGTCGACCACGGCCTCCAGGACGGCTCCGACCAGCGCGCCACCGAGGTCGCCGGACGCATGGCCGCACTCGGCCTCGACCCCGTCGAAGCCGTCGCCGTCACCGTCGGCCGCGAAGGAGGGCCCGAGGCCGCCGCCCGCGACGCCCGCTACGCCGCCCTCGACGAGGCCGCCGAACGCCACGGCGCCACCGCCGTCCTGCTCGGCCACACCCGCGACGACCAGGCCGAAACCGTCCTGCTCGGCCTCGCCCGCGGCTCAGGCATCCGCTCCCTCTCCGGCATGGCCGCCGTCTCCGGCGCCGCCGGCCGCTACCGCCGCCCTTTCCTGGAGCTCGACCGGCAGACCGTCCGCAAGGCCTGCGTCGCCCAGGAACTCGCCGTCTGGGACGACCCCCACAACGCGGACCCCGCCTACACCCGCTCCCGGCTCCGCCACGAAGGCCTCCCCGCCCTCGAGAAGGCCCTCGGCAAAGGCGTCGTCGAAGCCCTCGCCCGGACGGCCCAGCTCTCCCGCGACGACGCCGACGCCCTCGACTCCTGGGCCGCCGACGCCGAGACCGCCGTACGCGACGAAGCCGGCCGGCTCGAATGCGCCAAGCTCTACGGACTCCCGCCCGCCGTCCGCCGCCGCATCCTGCGCCGCGCCATGATCGCCGAAGGCGCACCCGCCGGATCCCTCTTCGCCCGCCACATCGAAGAGGTCGACCGGCTCATCACCGGCTGGCGCGGCCAAGGAGCCATCAATCTGCCCGGCCGCGTCGAGGCACGACGGCAGGGTGGCAGACTGGTCATTCGGCAAGGCTGACGCAAGCTGCAACGAAAGTGACCCGGGTGAACGAGAAGGACATGGGCACCGACCTCAAGTCGGTGCTCATCACCAAGGAAGAGATCGACGCGAAGCTGGCCGAGCTGGCCGCGAAGATCGACGCGGAGTACGCGGGCAAGGACCTGCTCATCGTCGGCGTCCTCAAGGGCGCCGTGATGGTGATGGCGGACCTGGCGCGCGCGCTGTCCACCCCCGTCACCATGGACTGGATGGCCGTCTCCTCCTACGGCGCCGGCACCCAGTCCTCCGGCGTCGTACGGATCCTCAAGGACCTCGACACCGACATCAAGGGCAAGCACGTCCTGATCGTCGAGGACATCATCGACTCCGGCCTGACCCTGTCGTGGCTGCTGTCGAACCTCGGCTCGCGCGAACCGGCCTCCCTCGAGGTCTGCACCCTCCTGCGCAAGCCGGACGCCGCCAAGGTCGCCATCGACGTGAAGTGGATCGGCTTCGACATCCCCAACGAGTTCGTCGTCGGCTACGGCCTCGACTACGCGGAGAAGTACCGCAACCTCCCCTTCGTCGGCACACTCGCGCCGCACGTCTACGGGGGCTGAAGCCACGGGAACCCGCACCGCCCTCCCGCCGTTGGAGCAAGGGAAGGCGGTCACGGGTCCCCGTGCTGAGGTACCTTCCGAAGAACAGCTTTTTCTCACAGCAGCATTTACCTACGGGCAGGAGGGACGGAGCGTTCTCGCTCCGTATGGATGGACGTGAAGCGATACTTCCGTGGGCCGGTCATGTGGATCGTGCTGGCCGTCCTCGCCGTGGTCGTGCTGATGCAGGTCGTCGGCTCGTCCGAGGGCTACAAGACGGTGGACACCAGCAGGGTCGTCCAGGCGATCAATGACAAGCAGGCCGACCAGGTCAAGCTGACGACCGGCGACGAGCAGGTCATCAAGGTCGAGCTCAAGAAGGGCGCCGACAAGGACAAGTACGGCGGCAGCACCAAGATCCAGGCCAGCTACATCGGTGACCAGGGCGCCAACCTGACCACCACGCTCCAGGACCAGGCCGCCTCCGGCGCCCTGGACAAGGGCTACACCGTCTCACCGGAGCGGCAGAGCCCGTTCCTGTCGGTGCTGCTCTCGCTGCTCCCCTTCGTCCTCATCGTGGTCGTCTTCCTGTTCCTGATGAACCAGATGCAGGGCGGCGGCTCCCGAGTCATGAACTTCGGGAAGTCCAAGGCCAAGCTGATCACCAAGGACACCCCGAAGACCACCTTCGCCGACGTGGCGGGAGCCGACGAGGCCGTCGAGGAACTCCACGAGATCAAGGAATTCCTCCAGGAGCCGGCGAAGTTCCAGGCCGTCGGCGCCAAGATCCCCAAGGGCGTGCTGCTCTACGGCCCGCCCGGAACCGGCAAGACCCTCCTCGCACGCGCCGTCGCGGGCGAGGCAGGCGTGCCGTTCTACTCGATCTCCGGCTCCGACTTCGTCGAGATGTTCGTCGGTGTCGGTGCCTCCCGTGTCCGCGACCTCTTCGAGCAGGCCAAGGCGAACGCCCCGGCGATCGTCTTCGTCGACGAGATCGACGCCGTCGGCCGTCACCGCGGTGCCGGTCTCGGCGGTGGCCACGACGAGCGCGAGCAGACCCTCAACCAGCTCCTCGTCGAGATGGACGGCTTCGACGTGAAGGGCGGCGTCATCCTGATCGCCGCCACGAACCGACCCGACATCCTCGACCCGGCGCTGCTGCGCCCCGGCCGTTTCGACCGGCAGATCGCCGTCGACCGTCCGGACATGCAGGGTCGTCTCGAGATCCTCAAGGTCCACCAGAAGGGCAAGCCGGTCGCCCCGGACGTCGACCTCGGCGCCGTCGCCCGCCGGACCCCCGGCTTCACCGGTGCCGATCTCTCCAACGTCCTGAACGAGGCGGCGCTCCTCACCGCCCGCTCGGACAAGAAGCTGGTCGACAACCACTCGCTGGACGAGGCGATCGACCGTGTGGTCGCGGGCCCGCAGAAGCGGACCCGGATCATGTCGGACAAGGAGAAGAAGATCACCGCGTACCACGAGGGCGGCCACGCCCTCGTCGCGGCGGCCTCGCCGAACTCCGACCCCGTCCACAAGATCACGATCCTGTCCCGCGGCCGTGCCCTGGGCTACACGATGGTGCTCCCGGACGAGGACAAGTACTCGACCACGCGCAACGAGATGCTCGACCAGCTGGCGTACATGCTGGGCGGGCGCGCGGCCGAGGAGCTCGTCTTCCACGACCCGACCACGGGCGCGGCGAACGACATCGAGAAGGCCACGGCCACCGCACGCGCGATGGTCACGCAGTACGGCATGACCGAGCGGCTCGGCGCGATCAAGTTCGGCGGCGACAACACCGAACCGTTCCTCGGCCGTGAGATGGCGCACCAGCGCGACTACTCGGAAGAGGTCGCCGCGCTGGTCGACGAAGAGGTCAAGAAGCTCATCGAGACCGCGCACAACGAGGCGTGGGAGATTCTCGTCGAGAACCGTGACGTCCTCGACAACCTCGTCATCGAGCTCCTCGAGAAGGAGACGCTCAACAAGGAGCAGATCGCGGAGATCTTCGCCCCGATCGTCAAGCGCCCGGCCCGCCCGGCCTGGACCGGCTCCTCCCGCCGCACGCCCTCGACCCGCCCGCCGGTGCTCTCCCCCAGGGAGCTGGCACTGACGAACGGCGCGAACGGCAGCGCGGCGGTGGACACCACGAAGGCGATCGAGATCGCCCCCGAGGAGGCCCCGGAGGCCTGACCTCCGCCACCCCGGAATGGATGCCGCGCCCCGACAGGTTCTAGCCTGTGGGGGCGCGGCATTTTTCGCGCCATGGCTCAGATGGAACGAGGCACAGATGACCGACCCGGTGACGCTGGACGGCGAGGGCACGATCGGCGAGTTCGACGAGAAGCGCGCCGAGAACGCCGTACGAGAGCTTCTCATCGCGGTCGGCGAGGACCCGGACCGTGAGGGGCTGCGGGAGACGCCGGCGCGTGTGGCGCGGGCGTACAAGGAGCTGTTCGCCGGGCTGTGGCAGAAGCCTGAAGAGGTCCTGACGACGACGTTCGACCTCGGACACGACGAGATGGTCCTCGTGAAGGGCATCGAGTTGATGGCTACCTGTGAACATCATTTGCTGCCATTTCATGGCGTAGCTCACATCGGTTATATTCCGGCTGAATCGGGCAAGATTACGGGGCTGTCCAAGCTGGCGCGTCTCGTCGATGTCTTCGCCCGGCGGCCGCAGGTCCAGGAGCGGCTGACGACGCAGATCGCGGACTCGCTCATGGAGATCCTGGAGGCTCGTGGCGCGATCGTCGTCATCGAGGCCGAGCACATGTGCATGTCCCTGCGTGGAGTCCGCAAGCCGGGCGCGAAGACGACGACCTCGGCAGTGCGTGGTCAACTGCGCGACGCTACTACACGTGCCGAGGCCATGTCCCTGATATTGGCACGTTAAGGGCGCTCTTTCCGTACTGCCCCATACCGTCCCCGATCAGTGGAGTTGATCACTGATCGGGGAGGATCGGTATGGGGTACGGGCTTTCCAGCAAGCAGCTGGTGAACCTGGTTGACGGCTGTGTTCAGGCGAAGAACGTGGCTCCCGGCAGCGTGGCGTGGACGCTGGACGGCGGCCGGACGGTGCAGACCACGGTCGTAGGGGTGACGGCGGTGAAGGCGCGCACGGCCGTCGAGGTGGTCACGGACCACATGGCGTTCATCAGCAGCCCGGATCTACTGCTGGCCACGCCGGACGGGTGGACGCCCGCCGGGGATGCGGCGGGGACGCCGATCGCCTGGACGCCGGCACGGAAGCTGTGCCGGGAGCGGCTGACGATCCGGCCGGGGTACGAGTTCGGCTACTTCGTAGGTGCGACCTGTGCCGATGGGACGGTCGGCAAGAACTACGTGTCGCTGGTCGTGAACGAGGAGGACTTCGCGGCCCGGTACGCGACCACGCTCACAGCTTGGACGGGGCTCCCCGCTCGCCTTGAGGCGGTGAGCCGACCGTCCGGCTATCTGAAGCGGGACCTGCCGGGCTTCCGTGTGCGGGTGGTCTCCTCGTACCTCTCCGACGCGATGCGGCACTACGTGGGCGGGGATGCCCACCACATGCGGCAGCGCTTTCCGCGGGTGGTGCTGCGAGACATCGACACGTTCAACGGGTTCCTCGACGGATACGTCGATGGTGACGGCTGCCGCGTCAGGCAATGGTCTGGGCGCGTGATCGCGAGCGCCAATGTCCCGTTCCTGGCTGAGATCGCCCCCATCATTGGGGCGCGGTTCACCCCGAGCGCCGAGGCGGCCTCCAAACTCTGTGTGTCGGACCGCTGGGAGAGCCGAGGCACCTTCGTCCCCGAGCACCACCCCATTGCCCCTCCGGAATCCTCCTGGATCCAGGTCCGCGAGGTCCGCCCCCGTCCCGCCCTCGGCGCGAAGCCCTTCACCTTCTACAGCTACCGGCTCGAACCCCACCCCACCTTCCTGGTGAACGGGCACCTCGTGCGCGAGCCCTGGTAGGTCGCGATGTCAGTGGCGGTCGTTAGCCTGCGCGCATGATCGAGACGACCGGCGCCGACCGCCGCTTTCCGCCCGTGCTGGCCGATGTGGCCCGAGTCGAGTTCGACTACGACGACGGCGAGGGCGTCGACTTCGAGCCGTACGACGCCTTCGACTCCGCCGAGGAGACCACCGACTGGCTGCGGCACTGGACCGGCAACCACGAGCTCGACGGCGGTGCCTACCGGGTCTTCGGGCAGGACGGGACCGGCGGGCTCGCGGCGATCTGGCGTGTGCGACCGGGGCGACCCCTTGTCGAGCAGCCCGTTGTGTTCATGGGCTCGGAGGGCGAGCGCGGCCTGGTGGCCGGGAACCTGTCCGACTTCCTGTGGGTCCTGGCCGATGGCTTCGGGCCGATGGAGGCCGCGCTGTACCTGGAGCGCGAGGCTCGCCCGGACGCGGCCCTGGCCGAGCTCGCCGAGCGGTACGCGACCACCCCGCGCCGGGCCGCCCGGGAGATCGTCGTCGAGGCTCAGGCCGAGTTCGCGACCTTCTCCGACGACATCGACGAGCTCTGCCGCTAGGGTCTGTCGTCAAAGTGATCTTGCGTTGTGGATCATGGTGTCGTGATACGTCGCCATGAACTGTCCGATGCCGAGTGGGAACTCGTGCAACCGCTGCTGCCCCGGCCTGTGTTCGGGCGGCCCCGGCTGGACGACCGGACGGTCCTGAATGGAATCGTGTGGAAGTTCCGCACTGGGGTCGCCTGGCGGGATGTCCCTGAGCGGTACGGGGCGTGGGCCAGCCTCCACACACGTTTCCGCAGGTGGGCAGCGGACGGGACCTTCGAGCGGATGCTCCAGGCAGCGCAGGCAAACGCAGACGCCGCAGGCGATATCGAGTGGCTGGTGTCCGTCGACTCCACCGTCGTCCGCGCCCACCAGCACGCTGCCGGAGCCCGAAAAGGGGGCTCCGCAGCCCGGCCCTCGGCCGGTCCCGAGGCGGGCTGACCAGCAAGATTCACCTGGCATGCGACGGCTCGGGCCGCCCGCTGGCCTTCGTCCTGACCGGCGGGAACACCAACGACTGCACCCAGTTCACCGCCGTCATGGACGCGATACGGGTGCCCCGCCTCGGACCGGGCCGGCCACGGACGCGGCCCGGCCACGTCATCGGCGACAAGGGCTACAGCTCGAAAGCCATCCGGACCTGGCTGCGACGCCGAGGCATCCCCCACACCATCCCGGAGCGGTCCGACCAGGTCCGCAACCGGGCACGACGCGGCAGCCGGGGCGGCCGTCCGCCCGCCTTCGACAAGCAGGTCTACAAACAGCGCAACGTCGTGGAACGCTGCTTCAACCGCCTCAAGCAATGGCGCGGCATCGCCACCCGGTACGACAAGACAGCCCAGTCCTACCAAGCAGCCGTGACCCTCGCATCGCTCCTGATGTGGGCGTGACACTTTCACGACAACTCCTAGGCCGGCGGGGCCGGGGCGTCTCAGGGAGGAGCCGTCCTAGTCTCGCAGGACGCTCACGGCCCGGTCGAAGGCGGAGTCCTTGTTCTGGTCGAACTCCTCGGTGGTGAAGACCGGCTCGATGAGGTGCGGCGGGATGCCCGCGCCGTCGAAGGTCCTGCCCGACCGGGTCAGCAGCTCCTCGTTCGGCAGCCAGACCGACATGCCGTTGGGGAGCTTGCGCACCATGACGTCCGAGAAGACGCCCTGCGTGGGCTGCCCGATCCGCACGGTCCGGCCGGGCCGGTCCATGAGGGCCTGGGTGAAGGTCTCTCCCGCGCTGACGGTCGAGCCGCCGGTCAGCACGGCGACCGGTCCGGTGTAGCGGGGGCCCTGGGCGGGCGTGACGTACAGGGGCTGGGGGCGCGTGTGCCGGGTGGGGTCCGCGGGATCGTTGCGGGCCCGCTTGGAGTAGGCGAGGTAGGGGGTGTCGGTCAGCCGCCCGGCGATGTGGAGCCCCATGGCGTCGGAGCCGCCGCCGTTGATCCGCAGGTCGATGACCAGGCCCTTCAGGTGCCGGGTGCGCTCCTGGCCGAGGACCGTGTCCAGCGCCTTGTCGAGCTCGGCCAGCTCGGCGGCGTAGGAGGCCCCGCGGCCCGCGTAGCCGCCGAAGCCGGAGATCCGCAGGTAGCCCTGCCCGCCGGGGAGGTCGGCGTAGGTGATCCGCCCGGCGGCGAAGTCCTGGAGGTTCCGGGCGTCCTTGAGATCGCGCTCCACGACGAACTTCTTGACCTTGGCGTCGAGCTTCCCGCCGGGCATGACGGTGCCTGGGCGGACCTCCGCGAAGCCCCGGTCGGGGTCGCCGTCGCCGTCGCCGTCGACGTCCCAGACGGCGACGTGGGCGTCGTGGAGCGGCTCGACCATCTTGCTGAAGACGGCGAAGAGTTCGTCCGGGGTCGTCCCTTCGTGGACCGTGGGCCGGTACCGGTCGCGTACGGCGTGCCAGTCGATGCCCTTGGCGGCGAAGAAGGGGTAGTTCTCCTCGAAGGACTGCCAGAAGACGTCGAAGGAGGCGAGCGGCCCCCCGGGGGCGGAACGCGTGCAGGCTTCGGGCAGTTCCGTCATCCGGCGCAGGTTCCGTTCGCCGACGTCGCCGTCCAGCCGTACGGAAGCGCGGGCGCGGTCCCCGCGGGTGCGCACGGTGAGGACGGTGCCTCCGGGCGTGGTGTACGCGCCGGGGCCGGTCCGCTGCGCGGTGTCGCCCGCGATGCAGCTGACGGCGGTGGTCTGGTACTCCTGGAGGGTTCCGTTCCGGATGGACAGCACGGTGCCGTAGCCGTCGGTGCGCCAGATTCCGTCGGTGGCCGGTTGGTGGGCGGAGGCGGCCGGCGCGGCTGCGCCGACGAGGGCCAGGGCGACGACGGTGGCCGTGACAATGCGCACGATCTTGCCTTCTCTGTAGGCGACTTGCTGGGTACCGCCCCAGCGTCGCCGACACGGGATCCACCGGGCCATCCGGCTGTCCGGCCGATTGGGGGTGGGGCCAGCCCCCGCTACCCTCGGTACCCGGGACCCCAGACCTACGGAGTGTCGTCAAAGTGGCGCCAGCCAGACGGGACTTTGACGACACTGCCTAGGCCACCGGCGCCGTGCCCTTGCCGTTGTGGTCCTCGTCCTCCGG contains:
- a CDS encoding zinc-dependent metalloprotease, coding for MTSIGGAEMVDWNLAVATATRLLRPGPEVSRDEAREVVAELRRHAKASEEHVRAFTRMIPEGHEPRDTPVLVVDRAGWVRANVAGFRELLSPLLDKMQERRSNTPGGTVLGTVGGKVTGVELGMLLSFLASRILGQYETFAPATRELPAGDNGGGRLLLVAPNIVHVERELAVDPHDFRLWVCLHEETHRTQFTAVPWLRDHLQGEIQSFLGATEVDPSTVVERLREAAQALAGSRPEGEEGEPGPSLVELVQTPEQREILGRLTAVMSLLEGHADYVMDGVGPQVVPSVAEIREKFQQRRARGASRLDLALRKLLGLDAKLRQYRDGERFVRAVVDQVGMDGFNRVWTSPNTLPTKAEIAEPADWVARVHRKADS
- the tilS gene encoding tRNA lysidine(34) synthetase TilS, with the protein product MGPHPAVAAIRLAVRRVLHDVITEHRTDPAATPDKHPLVLVACSGGADSMALASALAFEARKLAVRAGGITVDHGLQDGSDQRATEVAGRMAALGLDPVEAVAVTVGREGGPEAAARDARYAALDEAAERHGATAVLLGHTRDDQAETVLLGLARGSGIRSLSGMAAVSGAAGRYRRPFLELDRQTVRKACVAQELAVWDDPHNADPAYTRSRLRHEGLPALEKALGKGVVEALARTAQLSRDDADALDSWAADAETAVRDEAGRLECAKLYGLPPAVRRRILRRAMIAEGAPAGSLFARHIEEVDRLITGWRGQGAINLPGRVEARRQGGRLVIRQG
- the hpt gene encoding hypoxanthine phosphoribosyltransferase yields the protein MGTDLKSVLITKEEIDAKLAELAAKIDAEYAGKDLLIVGVLKGAVMVMADLARALSTPVTMDWMAVSSYGAGTQSSGVVRILKDLDTDIKGKHVLIVEDIIDSGLTLSWLLSNLGSREPASLEVCTLLRKPDAAKVAIDVKWIGFDIPNEFVVGYGLDYAEKYRNLPFVGTLAPHVYGG
- the ftsH gene encoding ATP-dependent zinc metalloprotease FtsH; translated protein: MDVKRYFRGPVMWIVLAVLAVVVLMQVVGSSEGYKTVDTSRVVQAINDKQADQVKLTTGDEQVIKVELKKGADKDKYGGSTKIQASYIGDQGANLTTTLQDQAASGALDKGYTVSPERQSPFLSVLLSLLPFVLIVVVFLFLMNQMQGGGSRVMNFGKSKAKLITKDTPKTTFADVAGADEAVEELHEIKEFLQEPAKFQAVGAKIPKGVLLYGPPGTGKTLLARAVAGEAGVPFYSISGSDFVEMFVGVGASRVRDLFEQAKANAPAIVFVDEIDAVGRHRGAGLGGGHDEREQTLNQLLVEMDGFDVKGGVILIAATNRPDILDPALLRPGRFDRQIAVDRPDMQGRLEILKVHQKGKPVAPDVDLGAVARRTPGFTGADLSNVLNEAALLTARSDKKLVDNHSLDEAIDRVVAGPQKRTRIMSDKEKKITAYHEGGHALVAAASPNSDPVHKITILSRGRALGYTMVLPDEDKYSTTRNEMLDQLAYMLGGRAAEELVFHDPTTGAANDIEKATATARAMVTQYGMTERLGAIKFGGDNTEPFLGREMAHQRDYSEEVAALVDEEVKKLIETAHNEAWEILVENRDVLDNLVIELLEKETLNKEQIAEIFAPIVKRPARPAWTGSSRRTPSTRPPVLSPRELALTNGANGSAAVDTTKAIEIAPEEAPEA
- the folE gene encoding GTP cyclohydrolase I FolE yields the protein MTDPVTLDGEGTIGEFDEKRAENAVRELLIAVGEDPDREGLRETPARVARAYKELFAGLWQKPEEVLTTTFDLGHDEMVLVKGIELMATCEHHLLPFHGVAHIGYIPAESGKITGLSKLARLVDVFARRPQVQERLTTQIADSLMEILEARGAIVVIEAEHMCMSLRGVRKPGAKTTTSAVRGQLRDATTRAEAMSLILAR
- a CDS encoding SMI1/KNR4 family protein; the encoded protein is MIETTGADRRFPPVLADVARVEFDYDDGEGVDFEPYDAFDSAEETTDWLRHWTGNHELDGGAYRVFGQDGTGGLAAIWRVRPGRPLVEQPVVFMGSEGERGLVAGNLSDFLWVLADGFGPMEAALYLEREARPDAALAELAERYATTPRRAAREIVVEAQAEFATFSDDIDELCR
- a CDS encoding S41 family peptidase, coding for MRIVTATVVALALVGAAAPAASAHQPATDGIWRTDGYGTVLSIRNGTLQEYQTTAVSCIAGDTAQRTGPGAYTTPGGTVLTVRTRGDRARASVRLDGDVGERNLRRMTELPEACTRSAPGGPLASFDVFWQSFEENYPFFAAKGIDWHAVRDRYRPTVHEGTTPDELFAVFSKMVEPLHDAHVAVWDVDGDGDGDPDRGFAEVRPGTVMPGGKLDAKVKKFVVERDLKDARNLQDFAAGRITYADLPGGQGYLRISGFGGYAGRGASYAAELAELDKALDTVLGQERTRHLKGLVIDLRINGGGSDAMGLHIAGRLTDTPYLAYSKRARNDPADPTRHTRPQPLYVTPAQGPRYTGPVAVLTGGSTVSAGETFTQALMDRPGRTVRIGQPTQGVFSDVMVRKLPNGMSVWLPNEELLTRSGRTFDGAGIPPHLIEPVFTTEEFDQNKDSAFDRAVSVLRD